Proteins co-encoded in one Quercus robur chromosome 8, dhQueRobu3.1, whole genome shotgun sequence genomic window:
- the LOC126696779 gene encoding auxin response factor 18, with protein sequence MAHLEGSPMSSSISQAETGCVNDDLYTELWKLCAGPLVDVPKPGERVFYFPQGHMEQLEASTNQGLNQQIPLFNLPPKILCRVVHIRLLAEQESDEVYAQITLQPEAEQSEPSSPDICPPEPPRQTVHSFCKILTASDTSTHGGFSVLRKHATECLPSLDMTQVTPTQELAAKDLHGSEWKFKHIFRGQPRRHLLTTGWSNFVTSKRLVAGDAFVFLRGDNGELRVGVRRLARQQSPMPSSVISSQSMHLGVLATASHAVMTQTLFVVFYKPRTSQFIIGVNKYLEAVNNAFSVGMRFKMRFEGEDSPERRFTGTIVGVGDISKEWSDSKWRSLKIHWDEPATIPRPERVSPWEVEPFASSASLNLTQPVVKSKRPRPVDIPSSEITTNSAASAFWFHGSTHSHELTQLGSAAEVQSRETCGVWPSSQKEINTNGSCIRTEGKWPSSPHVNVSLDLFSDSAEDNKTGTAQSTIPDYLSPGSSMLNNGPINDHVEKRTKSKTFLGCRLFGIDLTKNSQTTAPPERESAIMMSSSAKGSSSTAIPEADRVHNLDASKSSNEQKQLIPDMSLKETQSKQGSTLSMRTRTKVQMQGVAVGRAVDLTVLKGYNDLIDELEKMFEIKGELRTRNKWAIVFTDDENDKMLVGDDPWPEFVKMVRKIYIYSSEEVKKMSTRCKLNASSFEGEGTVVSSDSEHGAET encoded by the exons ATGGCACATCTGGAAGGGAGTCCTATGAGCTCGTCGATTTCTCAAGCGGAAACGG GTTGTGTAAATGATGATCTGTACACGGAGCTTTGGAAGCTATGTGCAGGGCCTCTGGTGGATGTACCAAAGCCTGGGGAGAGAGTGTTTTACTTCCCTCAGGGTCACATGGAACAA TTGGAAGCATCAACAAATCAGGGGCTAAATCAGCAAATCCCTCTATTTAATCTTCCTCCCAAGATCCTTTGTCGTGTTGTTCACATTCGATTACTG GCTGAACAAGAATCAGATGAGGTTTATGCACAGATCACCCTGCAACCGGAAGCAGAA CAAAGTGAGCCTTCAAGTCCTGATATATGCCCACCTGAGCCTCCAAGGCAAACAGTGCACTcgttttgtaaaattttaactGCTTCAGATACAAGCACTCATGGAGGGTTCTCTGTTCTTCGAAAGCACGCCACTGAATGCCTGCCTTCATTG GACATGACCCAAGTAACACCAACTCAGGAATTGGCTGCCAAGGATCTTCATGGGTCTGAGTGGAAGTTTAAGCATATATTTAGAG GCCAACCACGGAGGCATTTGCTTACAACGGGATGGAGTAACTTTGTCACATCCAAGAGATTGGTTGCGGGAGATGCCTTTGTGTTTTTGAG GGGTGATAATGGGGAATTGCGAGTAGGTGTACGGCGTCTTGCCCGTCAGCAGAGTCCCATGCCTTCATCTGTGATATCCAGCCAGAGCATGCATCTTGGAGTGCTTGCTACTGCTTCTCATGCTGTTATGACCCAAACcctttttgtagttttttacAAGCCAAG GACTAGCCAGTTCATTATTGGTGTAAACAAATATCTAGAGGCTGTTAACAATGCGTTTTCAGTTGGCATGCGCTTTAAGATGAGATTTGAGGGAGAAGACTCTCCAGAAAGAag GTTCACAGGCACTATAGTTGGGGTTGGAGATATATCTAAAGAGTGGTCAGATTCTAAATGGCGGTCATTGAAG ATTCACTGGGATGAACCTGCGACAATACCAAGGCCAGAGAGGGTTTCCCCCTGGGAGGTAGAGCCTTTTGCTTCTTCTGCATCCTTAAACCTTACTCAACCAGTGGTAAAGAGCAAGAGGCCCCGACCTGTTGATATTCCATCTTCTG AAATCACCACCAATTCTGCAGCATCAGCATTTTGGTTTCATGGATCAACTCACTCCCATGAGTTAACCCAATTAGGTAGTGCTGCTGAAGTCCAAAGCCGTGAAACCTGTGGTGTCTGGCCTTCTAGCCAGAAAGAAATCAACACTAATGGCTCATGCATCCGAACAGAAGGCAAATGGCCCTCTTCTCCACATGTAAATGTCTCACTAGATCTTTTCTCGGATTCAGCAGAGGACAACAAAACTGGAACAGCACAGTCAACTATCCCTGATTATCTCTCTCCAGGTTCATCTATGCTAAATAATGGTCCCATAAATGACCATGTGGAAAAACGGACAAAATCTAAGACTTTTCTTGGTTGCCGGCTATTTGGAATTGATTTGACGAAAAACTCCCAAACCACTGCTCCTCCAGAGAGGGAATCAGCAATAATGATGTCCAGTAGTGCCAAAGGATCTAGTTCAACTGCAATACCAGAAGCTGATAGGGTGCATAATCTGGATGCTTCAAAGTCCTCAAACGAACAGAAGCAACTTATACCAGACATGTCATTGAAGGAGACACAGAGCAAGCAGGGCTCCACTCTTTCCATGAGAACTCGTACCAAG GTGCAAATGCAAGGGGTTGCTGTTGGCCGTGCTGTTGACTTGACTGTGTTGAAGGGGTACAATGATCTTATAGATGAGCTGGAGAAAATGTTTGAGATTAAAGGGGAACTTCGTACACGGAACAAATGGGCAATTGTTTTTACTGATGATGAAAATGACAAGATGCTTGTGGGCGATGATCCATGGCC GGAGTTTGTTAAGATGGTTAGGAAAATCTACATATATTCAAGTGAGGAAGTGAAAAAGATGAGTACGAGATGCAAGCTTAATGCTTCGTCATTTGAAGGTGAAGGAACTGTTGTGAGCTCGGACTCAGAGCATGGGGCTGAAACTTAA
- the LOC126696781 gene encoding uncharacterized protein At4g00950 isoform X2, giving the protein MGSEVEPESSSIPKLPLFSIQTMQSPDPSGMLTPPLHTLASVPFRWEDEPGKPRPCTTLTKFTTLDLAPKCLELPPRLLLDTKFPSPNTVLEEPYLGRSKFQSSSFRIIGGECYGSFSHERGQLGAMVLSKRGIKEKTWFGSWGRRIFKGKREVGLGGSSHVFPSSVDKEGDSCNVGESNSKNGKITRIRKVRSLSSLSTNAKSHHFWVVPWSSRKVKKDVHVV; this is encoded by the exons atggGAAGTGAGGTAGAGCCAGAGTCAAGTTCCATACCAAAGCTACCATTATTCTCAATCCAAACCATGCAGTCACCAGATCCTTCAGGTATGCTAACCCCACCACTCCACACTTTAGCCTCAGTCCCTTTTCGCTGGGAAGATGAACCAGGTAAGCCTAGGCCTTGCACCACTCTCACCAAATTCACTACCCTTGACTTAGCCCCAAAGTGCTTGGAACTACCTCCAAGGCTGTTGTTGGATACTAAATTTCCTTCACCCAACACTGTCTTGGAGGAACCTTATCTGGGCAGGTCTAAGTTTCAGTCTTCTTCATTTAGAATCATTGGTGGTGAGTGCTATGGGTCTTTCAGCCATGAAAGAGGTCAGCTTGGGGCAATGGTTCTTAGCAAGAGAGGGATCAAGGAGAAAACTTGGTTTGGTTCATGGGGTAGGAGGATTTTCAAAGGTAAAAGAGAGGTTGGACTTGGAGGGAGTAGTCATGTCTTTCCATCTTCTGTGGATAAAGAGGGTGATAGTTGTAATGTGGGAGAAAGCAACAGTAAAAATGGCAAGATCACAAGGATTCGAAAGGTTCGAAGCTTATCTAGTCTCTCCACCAACGCCAAGTCTCATCACTTCTGG GTGGTTCCGTGGAGTAGTAGAAAGGTGAAGAAGGACGTCCACGTGGTTTAA
- the LOC126696782 gene encoding uncharacterized protein LOC126696782: MAIMDSLRRFVAHEPVIAACCLLVGVNGIFLPAVVRPILDSYEAAKQVPQPALNDVVAGMTGKK; the protein is encoded by the exons atggcaaTAATGGATTCGTTGAGGAGGTTCGTAGCGCATGAGCCAGTGATTGCAGCTTGTTGCTTACTAGTTGGTgttaatg GAATCTTCCTTCCAGCTGTTGTTAGGCCTATTCTTGACTCCTATGAAGCGGCCAAACAAGTTCCCCAGCCTGCTTTAAATGAT GTGGTTGCGGGTATGACTGGTAAGAAATAA
- the LOC126696781 gene encoding uncharacterized protein At4g00950 isoform X1, producing MGSEVEPESSSIPKLPLFSIQTMQSPDPSGMLTPPLHTLASVPFRWEDEPGKPRPCTTLTKFTTLDLAPKCLELPPRLLLDTKFPSPNTVLEEPYLGRSKFQSSSFRIIGGECYGSFSHERGQLGAMVLSKRGIKEKTWFGSWGRRIFKGKREVGLGGSSHVFPSSVDKEGDSCNVGESNSKNGKITRIRKVRSLSSLSTNAKSHHFWAKIYDGLKQVVPWSSRKVKKDVHVV from the exons atggGAAGTGAGGTAGAGCCAGAGTCAAGTTCCATACCAAAGCTACCATTATTCTCAATCCAAACCATGCAGTCACCAGATCCTTCAGGTATGCTAACCCCACCACTCCACACTTTAGCCTCAGTCCCTTTTCGCTGGGAAGATGAACCAGGTAAGCCTAGGCCTTGCACCACTCTCACCAAATTCACTACCCTTGACTTAGCCCCAAAGTGCTTGGAACTACCTCCAAGGCTGTTGTTGGATACTAAATTTCCTTCACCCAACACTGTCTTGGAGGAACCTTATCTGGGCAGGTCTAAGTTTCAGTCTTCTTCATTTAGAATCATTGGTGGTGAGTGCTATGGGTCTTTCAGCCATGAAAGAGGTCAGCTTGGGGCAATGGTTCTTAGCAAGAGAGGGATCAAGGAGAAAACTTGGTTTGGTTCATGGGGTAGGAGGATTTTCAAAGGTAAAAGAGAGGTTGGACTTGGAGGGAGTAGTCATGTCTTTCCATCTTCTGTGGATAAAGAGGGTGATAGTTGTAATGTGGGAGAAAGCAACAGTAAAAATGGCAAGATCACAAGGATTCGAAAGGTTCGAAGCTTATCTAGTCTCTCCACCAACGCCAAGTCTCATCACTTCTGG GCAAAAATATATGATGGCCTGAAGCAGGTGGTTCCGTGGAGTAGTAGAAAGGTGAAGAAGGACGTCCACGTGGTTTAA